The Rhodocytophaga rosea genome has a segment encoding these proteins:
- the purL gene encoding phosphoribosylformylglycinamidine synthase subunit PurL, whose product MHPSTEAHLPTVETARKLGLLTEEFEKINQILGRTPNFTELSIFSVMWSEHCSYKNSIVWLKTLPKDSPRMLAKAGEENAGLVDIGDGLACSFKIESHNHPSAIEPYQGAATGVGGINRDIFTMGARPIAQLNSLRFGNLKLDKTRRLLKGVVRGIGNYGNAFGIPTVGGEVFFDDSFNVNPLVNAFSAGIVKTDQVAKAISYGVGNPVFIVGSATGKDGIHGATFASEDIGEHSAEKLPAVQVGDPFQEKLLLEATLEVIASGNVIGIQDMGAAGIICSTSEMSAKGEHGMEIHLDKVPTRQANMVPFEILLSESQERMLIVVKKGKEAETQAIFDKWDLNCAQIGTVTDTKRLHFYMHGELAADVPADDLVLGGGAPVYHREYREPAYYKKYQQFDIQSVKDFENTEAISEAAKHILSHTNIASKKWVYEQYDSMVGIANRSTNAPSDAAIVRVLGSDKSIVITVDCNSRYVQADPEQGCAIAVAEAARNIVCSGGEPVAITNCLNFGNPYVPEVYWQFVGAIKGMKKACEKFSTPVTGGNVSFYNQSSDEGPVFPTPTIGMLGLMENPANQMTLDFKKAGDLIYLVGASRNDLASSQYLYSYLGVKESPAPHFDLEDEFAVQAVIKDLVTKRMIESAHDVSDGGLFAALAESAMPRGLGFNINPDKNIRLDAFLFGESQSRVVVSVTPEGNDAFVKAMQATQVKFSLLGKVHAADFRLEEKPLLTSAGAKELYDNALGKIMEA is encoded by the coding sequence ATGCATCCATCCACCGAAGCACACCTCCCAACCGTAGAAACAGCCCGGAAATTAGGCTTATTAACTGAGGAATTTGAGAAAATCAATCAGATACTGGGGCGTACTCCTAATTTCACTGAACTGAGCATCTTCTCCGTCATGTGGTCAGAACATTGTTCCTATAAAAATTCTATTGTCTGGCTGAAAACATTGCCTAAGGATTCTCCCAGAATGCTGGCAAAAGCCGGGGAAGAAAATGCAGGACTGGTGGATATCGGCGATGGACTGGCTTGCAGCTTTAAAATAGAATCACACAACCACCCTTCTGCCATCGAACCTTATCAGGGAGCAGCTACGGGCGTTGGCGGAATTAACCGGGATATTTTTACGATGGGTGCCCGTCCGATTGCCCAGCTGAATTCACTGCGTTTTGGCAATTTAAAACTTGACAAAACCCGGCGTTTGTTAAAAGGAGTAGTCAGAGGAATCGGCAATTATGGCAATGCATTTGGAATTCCTACGGTAGGAGGCGAAGTGTTTTTTGATGATTCCTTTAATGTGAATCCACTTGTAAATGCCTTCTCTGCCGGCATTGTCAAAACAGATCAGGTGGCCAAAGCTATTTCTTATGGGGTAGGTAATCCAGTGTTTATTGTGGGATCGGCTACCGGAAAAGATGGGATACATGGCGCTACTTTCGCTTCCGAAGATATTGGCGAACACTCCGCTGAAAAATTGCCTGCTGTACAGGTAGGCGATCCTTTCCAGGAAAAACTCTTGCTGGAAGCTACCCTGGAAGTGATTGCCAGCGGTAATGTAATTGGTATCCAGGATATGGGTGCTGCCGGGATTATCTGTTCAACTTCAGAAATGAGTGCCAAAGGCGAACATGGCATGGAAATACATTTAGATAAAGTTCCTACCAGGCAGGCGAACATGGTGCCGTTTGAGATATTATTATCTGAATCGCAGGAGCGGATGCTGATCGTAGTGAAAAAGGGCAAGGAAGCAGAAACGCAGGCTATATTTGATAAGTGGGATTTGAACTGCGCTCAGATCGGAACCGTAACCGATACCAAACGTCTCCATTTTTACATGCATGGCGAACTTGCCGCTGATGTTCCAGCTGATGATTTAGTACTTGGTGGAGGCGCCCCGGTATATCACCGGGAATACAGAGAACCTGCCTACTACAAAAAATACCAGCAATTCGATATACAGTCGGTTAAAGATTTTGAAAATACAGAAGCCATCAGTGAAGCAGCGAAACACATCTTATCTCATACCAATATAGCTTCCAAAAAGTGGGTATACGAGCAATATGATTCTATGGTAGGCATCGCTAACCGGAGTACCAATGCGCCTTCTGATGCTGCCATTGTGCGGGTGCTTGGTTCTGATAAATCCATTGTAATTACTGTCGATTGTAATTCCCGGTATGTACAGGCCGATCCGGAACAGGGCTGTGCCATTGCTGTAGCCGAAGCAGCCAGGAATATTGTATGCAGTGGCGGAGAGCCTGTTGCCATTACCAATTGCCTTAATTTTGGAAATCCGTATGTGCCTGAAGTATACTGGCAGTTTGTAGGTGCTATCAAAGGAATGAAAAAAGCCTGTGAGAAGTTTTCAACGCCTGTAACCGGAGGAAACGTGAGCTTTTATAATCAGTCATCTGACGAAGGGCCTGTATTTCCAACGCCAACTATTGGAATGCTGGGTTTGATGGAAAACCCTGCTAACCAGATGACACTCGATTTTAAAAAGGCTGGAGATCTGATCTATCTGGTCGGAGCGTCGAGAAATGACCTGGCAAGTTCGCAATATTTGTATTCTTACCTGGGCGTAAAAGAATCGCCAGCACCACATTTTGACCTGGAAGACGAATTTGCTGTTCAGGCAGTAATTAAAGATTTAGTTACTAAACGGATGATCGAATCGGCGCATGATGTATCAGATGGTGGTTTGTTTGCAGCATTGGCAGAATCGGCGATGCCCCGTGGATTAGGATTTAATATCAACCCTGATAAGAATATACGCCTGGATGCTTTTCTATTTGGTGAAAGCCAAAGCCGGGTAGTGGTTTCTGTAACACCAGAAGGGAATGATGCTTTTGTTAAAGCGATGCAGGCCACACAGGTTAAATTCAGCTTGCTGGGTAAGGTACATGCAGCAGATTTCCGCCTGGAAGAAAAACCATTGCTCACTTCTGCTGGTGCAAAGGAATTGTATGATAATGCGCTTGGAAAAATTATGGAAGCATAA
- a CDS encoding DUF4345 domain-containing protein, translated as MTTKKILHVLSLCLIGLCASGILMVSIMAFINPQSVMALVGVSLPNTDAYSSIRGVYGGAGLTICIILVYLAIKNSKQGLLCMALLCSLYAISRLITIFAEGNLGEFGQQWLLIESSMAVLALLVYGLRANYEKYAHRTSQIIATS; from the coding sequence ATGACTACTAAAAAAATATTGCACGTTTTGTCCCTATGCCTGATTGGCCTGTGTGCCAGCGGCATTCTGATGGTAAGCATCATGGCCTTTATCAATCCTCAGTCTGTAATGGCTCTGGTAGGCGTTTCGTTACCCAATACAGATGCTTACAGTTCGATACGGGGCGTATATGGTGGTGCTGGTCTTACCATTTGTATCATTCTGGTATATCTGGCCATAAAAAACTCAAAACAAGGTTTACTGTGTATGGCCTTGCTGTGCAGTTTATATGCCATTTCGAGGCTCATTACGATTTTTGCAGAAGGAAATCTGGGTGAATTTGGGCAGCAATGGCTCCTTATTGAAAGTAGTATGGCTGTACTGGCTTTGCTGGTGTATGGCTTGAGAGCTAACTATGAAAAATACGCCCATCGCACATCACAAATAATAGCCACTTCTTAA
- a CDS encoding methyl-accepting chemotaxis protein yields the protein MNFIYKFQIWKRLYFVFGLIILLSVVNLVYNLDSLRSSEASVVKMNASLLSIDYLIEADRDAYQSSIAISQCLQKDIYENGELFNQLLGEIEENKQQVKERYTQFSETFDLEAKEEFTATNATFWDNYTKLASLTDKITRYLQQKDFEKASLLYFGEYKDTFKPMRAAMNTFTEIHLKESQNSYENSMVIGEKIKLNSISIFIAIVFIFIVSGFVLTRSISVPLSESVDITQKISSGDLTREIAVQGKDETSLVLAALKTMVERMATIVNGIKSSADNFLSSSTQISVSAQQISNGVNEQAAASEEISYSIKQIANSINHNTTNARETESLANKAVENIKVANESVEQTIDAMQAILQKISIIKEIAGKTNFLAINAAIEAAHAGDAGKGFAVVANEVKKLAEHTQKAAKEIDAISVTSVAVAEASGKKLADLIPQIQATASLVQQIALSSTEQNSAVDQIDTAVDKLTKVVQENAALAEELASSAEELTGQAHSLIESVSIFKTNADTYSKENKKYIAH from the coding sequence ATGAATTTCATCTATAAATTCCAGATCTGGAAACGGCTCTATTTTGTTTTTGGCTTGATTATCTTGCTGAGTGTGGTGAACCTGGTATATAACTTAGATAGCCTGCGTTCATCAGAAGCATCTGTGGTAAAGATGAATGCATCTTTACTAAGTATCGATTACCTGATTGAAGCTGACCGGGATGCCTATCAATCCAGTATTGCCATCAGCCAGTGTTTGCAAAAAGATATATATGAGAATGGAGAATTATTCAATCAACTGCTTGGCGAAATCGAGGAGAATAAGCAGCAGGTAAAAGAACGGTATACACAGTTTTCTGAAACCTTCGATCTGGAAGCCAAAGAAGAATTTACCGCTACAAATGCCACTTTCTGGGACAATTATACCAAGCTGGCTTCCCTTACCGACAAAATTACACGGTATCTGCAGCAGAAGGATTTTGAAAAGGCATCTCTGCTGTATTTTGGAGAATATAAAGATACCTTCAAACCTATGCGGGCAGCCATGAATACATTCACCGAGATACACTTGAAAGAATCGCAGAATTCTTATGAAAACAGTATGGTGATTGGTGAAAAAATCAAGCTTAACTCGATCAGCATTTTTATTGCCATAGTATTTATTTTCATTGTAAGCGGATTTGTACTCACCAGAAGTATTTCCGTTCCTTTATCAGAATCTGTGGATATTACCCAGAAAATCTCATCTGGTGATCTTACCAGGGAAATTGCTGTGCAGGGCAAAGATGAAACCAGCCTCGTATTAGCTGCTCTAAAAACCATGGTTGAGCGTATGGCCACCATTGTAAATGGGATTAAGTCAAGTGCTGATAATTTTCTTTCCAGTAGTACTCAAATCAGTGTATCAGCCCAGCAGATCTCAAATGGAGTAAATGAGCAGGCAGCTGCCAGTGAAGAAATATCTTATTCTATTAAGCAAATAGCCAACAGTATTAATCATAATACCACCAACGCCCGTGAAACGGAAAGTTTAGCCAATAAAGCGGTGGAAAATATTAAAGTGGCCAATGAATCGGTGGAACAAACCATTGATGCCATGCAAGCGATTTTACAAAAAATATCTATTATTAAAGAAATAGCCGGTAAAACCAATTTTCTGGCTATAAATGCGGCCATTGAAGCCGCACATGCCGGTGATGCAGGAAAAGGCTTTGCGGTAGTAGCCAATGAAGTAAAAAAACTTGCCGAACATACCCAAAAAGCAGCCAAAGAAATAGATGCGATCTCGGTAACCAGTGTGGCTGTAGCCGAAGCATCGGGTAAGAAACTAGCCGATCTGATTCCGCAGATCCAGGCAACCGCCAGTTTAGTACAGCAGATCGCACTTTCCAGTACAGAACAGAACTCCGCCGTTGATCAGATCGATACCGCCGTAGACAAACTAACAAAAGTAGTACAGGAAAATGCGGCACTCGCTGAAGAATTAGCTTCCAGTGCAGAAGAACTCACCGGTCAGGCACATAGCCTGATAGAGTCGGTATCCATTTTTAAAACCAATGCAGATACCTATTCAAAAGAAAACAAAAAGTATATCGCTCATTGA
- a CDS encoding DUF2256 domain-containing protein: MHKKAYLPEKICEVCNRPFTWRKKWKNCWEAVKYCSDKCRSLKTMPAESRTDKKPA; encoded by the coding sequence ATGCACAAAAAAGCTTACCTACCGGAAAAAATTTGTGAAGTTTGTAACCGTCCGTTTACCTGGCGGAAAAAATGGAAAAACTGCTGGGAGGCCGTAAAATATTGCAGCGATAAGTGCCGGAGCCTGAAAACCATGCCAGCAGAATCCCGTACAGATAAGAAGCCTGCATAA
- a CDS encoding porin: MRKFLQTFICILLPAISFAQETWWVKPDSLFKYVQPMASIQLWSIYTMNEKERLVANGPLEPVSNRLNFSARRARLGFKGNPYKNFSYFLMLHYDNLGRDRFSATRAGVNDGQVGVIDAYMGWKISKKSDKAILTFGYFRPQISRESITGDLIANSFDKSLAQSYIRQHMVGKSFGRALGLNLGGQKTEGKFGVNYNVGIFNNNTTGPSTETAGKYWSPLLAGRLALTFGDPEMDKYSINYNVNFFNKRKGITVALNGTSQARTDVFKYNHITGIDVLLNYNNLNIDGEWFWLDRNLEGTKFQAQTGHIRLGYNLIVKRKIFLEPVLMTSVFYGDTGGQFKGEDKEYNAGINWYLNKNNLKLSLHYVWQDGHGKNGFTDGVSFQKGNYAGLGFLLML, encoded by the coding sequence ATGAGAAAGTTTTTACAAACATTTATCTGTATACTATTACCAGCCATCAGTTTTGCCCAGGAAACTTGGTGGGTCAAGCCTGATAGTTTATTTAAGTATGTTCAGCCGATGGCATCTATCCAACTGTGGAGCATTTATACCATGAACGAAAAAGAACGTTTAGTGGCAAATGGACCTCTGGAGCCAGTAAGCAACCGCCTGAATTTTTCCGCACGCAGAGCCAGATTAGGATTTAAAGGAAACCCTTATAAAAACTTCAGTTATTTTCTGATGTTGCATTACGATAACCTGGGCCGGGATAGGTTTAGTGCCACCAGAGCTGGTGTAAATGATGGACAAGTAGGAGTGATCGATGCCTATATGGGCTGGAAAATTTCTAAAAAAAGTGATAAAGCTATTCTCACCTTTGGCTATTTCCGTCCGCAGATCAGCCGGGAAAGTATTACAGGTGATCTGATTGCCAATTCCTTCGACAAATCGCTGGCACAGTCCTATATCAGGCAGCATATGGTTGGCAAGAGTTTTGGCCGGGCTTTGGGCCTCAACCTGGGCGGACAAAAAACCGAAGGTAAATTTGGGGTAAACTATAATGTGGGGATATTTAATAATAATACTACCGGACCTTCTACCGAAACGGCCGGAAAATACTGGAGCCCTTTACTGGCTGGCAGACTTGCCCTTACTTTTGGCGATCCGGAAATGGACAAATATAGCATCAACTATAATGTTAATTTTTTTAACAAACGTAAAGGTATCACGGTTGCCCTGAATGGTACCTCACAGGCCAGAACAGATGTTTTTAAATATAACCATATCACTGGTATAGATGTGTTGCTCAATTATAATAATCTCAATATTGACGGAGAGTGGTTCTGGCTGGACCGGAATCTGGAGGGTACCAAGTTTCAGGCACAAACCGGGCATATCCGGCTGGGTTACAACTTGATTGTGAAGCGAAAAATATTTCTGGAGCCTGTGCTGATGACTTCAGTTTTTTATGGCGATACCGGCGGACAGTTTAAAGGAGAAGATAAAGAATACAATGCAGGTATCAACTGGTACCTGAATAAAAACAATTTAAAACTAAGCCTTCATTATGTATGGCAGGATGGACATGGCAAAAATGGGTTTACAGATGGAGTAAGCTTTCAGAAAGGCAACTATGCCGGTCTGGGATTTTTGCTGATGCTATAA
- a CDS encoding AraC family transcriptional regulator has protein sequence MQVHNEILRTIARNCTYFSIREEEVYRHAGISVDSILLPDGMQPWETGIKLWESALALTGYRLISLSFGKNITFSVLGWIAPLTSSSPNLKLAWKSFTEFFPLMGDMFSYAIQENAEGEVSVLYQPAASWVESSPLTAALATEHAMSLTLSLSGYLSGKFIKPMRTTFSHPVENQYQPAYQEFFGAVQFNQPENALIFDKATAQLPLISANPLMYENMLQVCREKLRQLEGKSGYASKVLRILHSKQAYYNPKLEEVAAMLNMSARTLQRKLKDENQTYQQLLEQYQIEMASQLLSRPGMQIQEVAFLLGFTSLQNFSRAFKRKTGISPTKVRQTK, from the coding sequence ATGCAGGTACACAATGAAATTCTCCGGACCATCGCCCGGAATTGCACCTATTTTAGCATAAGGGAGGAAGAAGTATATCGTCATGCAGGAATTTCTGTTGATTCCATTCTGCTGCCAGATGGTATGCAGCCCTGGGAAACGGGCATTAAATTATGGGAGAGTGCGCTGGCACTTACCGGATACCGGCTGATTAGTTTGAGCTTTGGTAAGAATATTACCTTCTCTGTGCTTGGATGGATTGCTCCCCTTACCTCCAGCAGTCCGAATTTAAAGTTAGCTTGGAAGAGTTTTACAGAGTTTTTTCCCTTAATGGGCGATATGTTCAGCTATGCAATCCAGGAAAATGCCGAGGGAGAAGTAAGCGTATTGTACCAGCCGGCTGCCAGCTGGGTTGAATCTAGTCCGTTAACGGCTGCATTAGCTACCGAACATGCCATGAGCTTGACGCTCTCTTTATCAGGATATTTAAGCGGAAAGTTTATTAAACCTATGCGTACTACTTTTTCCCATCCGGTTGAAAATCAATACCAGCCAGCTTATCAAGAGTTTTTCGGCGCCGTACAATTCAATCAGCCGGAGAATGCGCTTATATTTGACAAAGCTACCGCTCAGCTTCCTTTAATTTCGGCCAATCCACTTATGTATGAAAATATGCTGCAAGTATGCAGGGAGAAGCTTCGGCAACTGGAAGGAAAATCAGGATATGCCAGTAAGGTGCTTCGGATTCTTCATAGCAAACAAGCCTATTATAATCCTAAACTGGAGGAAGTAGCGGCTATGTTGAATATGAGTGCCCGCACTTTACAACGGAAGTTGAAAGATGAAAATCAAACCTATCAGCAATTGCTGGAACAATACCAGATCGAAATGGCCTCACAACTGCTTTCCCGTCCTGGCATGCAAATTCAGGAAGTAGCCTTTTTACTCGGATTTACCAGTCTGCAAAATTTCAGCCGGGCATTCAAGCGAAAAACCGGAATCAGCCCAACAAAGGTCAGGCAAACTAAATAA
- a CDS encoding mechanosensitive ion channel family protein, with protein MNLEEIAANFRAQWGQVGTIALLIIAIIVALIAHKVLFKFLENWSRRSEMYFGHLLNEYLYQPTRYILILLAIVIISPALGIELDHVIGHILTVLLIAAVANLCIRIIGMIREILVKNYDVKAENNLHARKMFTQFRIIERLAVFLIVIFAIAIALMTFEKIREVGVSLLASAGIVGIIVGFAAQKSLGTILAGIQIAIAQPIRIDDVVVIEGEWGRVEEIMLTYVVLKLWDERRLIVPINYFLEKPFQNWTRTSTELIGTVFLFTDYSTPVEKLREEFNRILNETPLWDKRTAALQVTNATEKTIEIRMIASASNSGNSFDLRCLIREKMIQFLKKNYPNSLPHTRMELNPVAENKTAESISDLSIQQARG; from the coding sequence ATGAATCTGGAAGAAATTGCTGCTAATTTTCGTGCACAATGGGGTCAGGTGGGTACAATTGCCTTGCTGATTATTGCCATCATTGTTGCCCTGATTGCCCATAAAGTCTTATTTAAGTTCCTTGAGAACTGGAGCCGCCGCTCAGAGATGTACTTTGGTCACCTGTTGAATGAATATCTGTATCAGCCGACCAGGTATATATTAATTCTGTTGGCGATCGTAATTATTTCGCCCGCTTTAGGTATAGAGTTGGATCATGTGATCGGGCATATTCTTACCGTATTGCTGATTGCAGCCGTAGCTAATTTGTGTATCCGGATCATAGGAATGATCCGGGAAATACTGGTGAAGAATTATGATGTAAAGGCAGAAAATAACCTTCATGCCAGGAAAATGTTTACGCAATTCCGCATTATCGAACGCCTCGCAGTTTTCCTGATCGTGATTTTTGCCATTGCTATCGCGCTGATGACCTTTGAAAAGATCCGGGAAGTGGGCGTAAGTCTGCTGGCTTCGGCTGGTATTGTAGGTATTATTGTGGGTTTTGCTGCCCAGAAAAGTCTGGGTACTATCCTGGCTGGTATCCAGATTGCTATTGCACAGCCCATCCGTATTGATGATGTAGTGGTAATAGAGGGAGAATGGGGCCGGGTAGAAGAAATTATGCTTACCTATGTAGTACTGAAACTGTGGGATGAACGCCGCCTGATTGTGCCTATCAACTATTTTCTGGAAAAACCCTTTCAAAACTGGACAAGAACGTCCACTGAACTGATTGGAACGGTGTTTCTATTTACAGATTACTCAACGCCGGTAGAGAAGCTAAGGGAGGAATTCAACCGGATTTTGAATGAAACGCCATTGTGGGATAAACGTACCGCTGCCTTACAGGTAACCAATGCTACCGAGAAAACGATAGAGATCCGGATGATAGCCAGCGCAAGCAATTCGGGAAACTCTTTTGATTTACGCTGTCTGATACGTGAAAAGATGATTCAATTTCTAAAAAAAAACTATCCCAATAGTCTGCCACATACCAGAATGGAACTGAATCCGGTAGCTGAAAATAAGACTGCTGAGTCCATTTCAGACCTTTCTATACAGCAAGCCAGAGGATAA
- a CDS encoding TIGR03643 family protein: protein MSDKQIHRLTSSDMDRIIEMAWEDRTPFEAIEFQFGLSEQEVIVLMRKHLKPSSWRMWRSRVQGRVTKHLGKRLEEVDRFKCSRQKSVSLNRISKRH, encoded by the coding sequence ATGTCAGACAAGCAAATACATCGACTTACTTCATCCGATATGGACCGTATTATTGAAATGGCCTGGGAAGACCGAACGCCTTTTGAGGCAATTGAATTTCAGTTTGGTTTAAGTGAACAGGAAGTAATTGTGCTGATGCGCAAGCATTTAAAGCCGTCATCCTGGAGAATGTGGCGAAGCCGGGTACAAGGCAGGGTAACCAAGCATCTGGGCAAACGGTTAGAAGAAGTAGATAGATTTAAATGCAGCCGACAAAAAAGTGTTTCCTTAAATAGAATCAGCAAACGTCATTAA
- a CDS encoding YihY/virulence factor BrkB family protein — translation MEKILVSVRKIIPVFIDAFARFKRNDPLRLSSSVAFFTIFALPPILILLIHLLGFVFSEEIVSGEFFEELSEAFGKATARQLQVIFHNIEVKSGSYLFTAMGVLFLCFVSTTLFMIVQQSINELWDIQLKHTSRRSRLSRMIKNRLMALLIIICTGLLVLSSLIWDTSLVLMGKYLVKLIPEYYVSLVHGGNHLITALIAMIWFAIIFKYLPDADTPWRVIWLSAGLTALLFEIGKMILGKLLVNSGVTSVYGAAGSIVIMLLFIFYSSMILFYGASFAKSYSIFSGKPIIPKEYATEYEINEVSREDIR, via the coding sequence ATGGAAAAAATACTTGTTTCCGTCAGGAAAATCATTCCGGTTTTTATAGATGCTTTTGCCAGATTTAAAAGAAATGATCCTTTGCGTTTATCTTCATCTGTCGCATTTTTCACCATTTTTGCCCTCCCTCCTATTCTCATTCTGTTGATCCATCTATTGGGCTTTGTGTTTAGTGAAGAAATTGTGAGTGGCGAATTCTTCGAAGAATTAAGTGAAGCTTTTGGAAAAGCGACTGCCAGGCAATTACAGGTAATTTTCCACAACATTGAGGTAAAAAGTGGTTCCTATTTGTTTACTGCCATGGGTGTACTTTTCCTTTGTTTTGTATCGACTACGCTTTTTATGATTGTGCAGCAGTCTATTAATGAATTGTGGGACATTCAACTAAAACATACCAGCAGAAGAAGCCGTCTTTCCCGTATGATCAAAAACCGGCTCATGGCACTGCTGATTATTATTTGTACAGGTTTACTTGTTTTATCTTCCCTTATCTGGGATACAAGCCTGGTATTGATGGGTAAATATCTGGTAAAGCTCATTCCTGAATATTATGTATCCTTAGTACATGGGGGAAATCACTTGATTACTGCGCTGATCGCTATGATCTGGTTTGCCATCATCTTTAAATACCTGCCAGATGCCGATACTCCCTGGAGAGTAATATGGCTGAGTGCCGGGTTAACAGCACTGCTGTTTGAAATAGGTAAAATGATTCTGGGAAAACTGCTGGTAAATAGTGGGGTGACCTCAGTGTATGGAGCAGCCGGTTCTATAGTGATCATGCTTTTATTTATTTTTTATTCCTCCATGATCTTATTTTATGGAGCTTCTTTCGCTAAATCGTATTCTATATTTTCAGGCAAGCCTATTATTCCAAAAGAGTACGCCACTGAATATGAAATCAACGAAGTCAGCCGGGAAGACATCCGATAA